One segment of Pseudomonadota bacterium DNA contains the following:
- a CDS encoding amidohydrolase: MPRTAAPLHTTLLAAVTAGLAPLAQAELTPEQLERAIDADYAYLGNLFVHFHENPELSFREEQTAKRLAQELLDAGVPEVTTGVGRTGVVAILRNGPGPVVMIRADMDGLPVRELSGLEYASEAKQTNIFGDEKPVMHACGHDMHMASLVGTARRLVAMREEWSGTVVFIGQPAEERITGAKAMLDDGLYERFPRPDYALALHVAAGEPAGKIGVTSGLTYSSSDSVDITVHGVGAHGASPHRGKDPVVLAAQIIVALQTLVSREVSPLKPGVVTVGSIHGGQKHNIIGERVDLQLTVRSNDEDTRRRLLTGIERIAINAGRMAGFPEDKLPTVTFLEESTPVTENDPALASRIIPRLQRDMGDGQVYFAEQKGMGAEDFAYFTKTADAVPGFYFRVGGTPEEDLIRERDGGAQVPSHHSPFFRIAPEPSIRAGVKAMTLAAIELLDAPSEPASGDASR, translated from the coding sequence ATGCCCAGGACCGCGGCCCCCCTACACACCACCCTGCTCGCCGCCGTGACGGCCGGTCTGGCACCGCTCGCGCAAGCCGAGTTGACGCCGGAGCAATTGGAGCGGGCGATCGACGCGGACTACGCCTACCTCGGGAACTTGTTCGTTCACTTCCACGAGAATCCGGAGCTCTCCTTCCGCGAGGAGCAGACGGCCAAGCGCTTGGCGCAGGAGCTGCTCGATGCAGGCGTGCCCGAGGTGACCACGGGTGTGGGTCGCACCGGCGTCGTCGCGATCCTGCGCAATGGGCCAGGGCCTGTGGTGATGATCCGCGCCGATATGGACGGCCTGCCCGTGCGCGAGCTGTCGGGCCTCGAGTACGCCTCGGAGGCGAAGCAAACGAATATCTTCGGTGATGAGAAGCCGGTGATGCACGCCTGCGGTCACGACATGCACATGGCCTCGCTGGTGGGCACGGCGCGCCGCCTGGTGGCGATGCGCGAGGAATGGTCGGGCACGGTGGTGTTCATCGGTCAGCCGGCCGAGGAGCGCATCACCGGCGCCAAGGCCATGCTCGACGACGGCCTCTACGAACGCTTCCCCCGCCCAGACTACGCCCTCGCCCTGCACGTGGCGGCGGGCGAGCCGGCCGGCAAGATCGGCGTCACCTCCGGCCTCACCTATTCGAGCTCGGACAGCGTGGACATCACCGTGCACGGCGTCGGGGCCCACGGCGCCTCGCCTCACCGCGGTAAGGACCCGGTGGTGCTGGCGGCACAGATCATCGTCGCCCTGCAGACGCTGGTGAGCCGTGAGGTCTCTCCGCTCAAGCCCGGCGTGGTCACGGTGGGTTCCATCCACGGCGGTCAGAAGCACAACATCATCGGCGAGCGCGTCGATCTTCAGCTCACGGTGCGGTCGAACGATGAGGACACGCGTCGGCGCTTGCTCACGGGCATCGAGCGCATCGCGATCAACGCCGGACGCATGGCGGGCTTCCCGGAGGACAAGCTCCCCACGGTGACCTTCCTCGAGGAGTCCACGCCGGTGACCGAGAACGATCCGGCCCTCGCCTCACGCATCATTCCCCGCCTCCAGCGCGACATGGGCGACGGTCAGGTGTACTTCGCTGAACAGAAGGGCATGGGTGCCGAAGACTTCGCCTATTTCACGAAGACCGCGGACGCCGTGCCCGGCTTCTATTTCCGCGTGGGAGGCACGCCTGAAGAAGACCTGATCCGCGAGCGCGACGGCGGTGCGCAGGTGCCGTCCCACCACTCGCCCTTCTTCAGGATCGCGCCAGAGCCTTCGATTCGGGCAGGCGTGAAGGCCATGACGCTGGCCGCGATCGAACTCCTCGACGCCCCCTCAGAGCCTGCCAGCGGGGACGCTTCCCGCTAG
- a CDS encoding threonine synthase yields the protein MGAADDRCFVTHLSCSKTGEHLPAGQLHNLSPQGAPLLVHYDLDAVGRAVQREDLRDREPTLWRYRELLPVRDFANRVSLGEQMTPLVGLPRLGGSQGRLTVKDEGRLPTGSFKARGLVMAVTMARELGVSAFAIPTNGNAGAALSAYASRAGLPCHVFCPKDTPSINMEETALQGGTVYRVDGYINDCGRLVGERKTQEGWFDVSTLKEPYRIEGKKTMGLELAEQLGWRLPDVIFYPTGGGTGLIGMWKAFAELRQLGWLDDARMPRMVAVQASGCAPIVRAFERGDTHAEPWVDPHTVATGIRVPAAIGDFLILDAVRESGGFAIAVDDEHTTRALAEVATEEGLLLCPEGAATYAAWQLARDRGLIAPTDHAVLFNCATGLKYPLPPIDGPVVQPPTA from the coding sequence ATGGGCGCCGCCGATGATCGCTGCTTCGTCACCCACCTGAGCTGTTCGAAGACTGGCGAACACCTGCCCGCGGGCCAGCTGCACAACTTATCGCCGCAGGGGGCGCCGCTGCTGGTCCACTACGATCTGGACGCGGTGGGCCGGGCCGTTCAGCGCGAAGACCTGCGCGATCGCGAGCCCACGCTCTGGCGCTACCGCGAGCTGCTGCCCGTCCGGGACTTCGCGAACCGCGTGAGCTTGGGCGAGCAGATGACCCCGCTGGTGGGGCTGCCGCGCCTCGGCGGATCCCAGGGACGGCTCACGGTGAAGGATGAGGGGCGCTTGCCCACTGGATCGTTCAAGGCACGCGGCTTGGTGATGGCGGTGACCATGGCCCGGGAGCTTGGCGTGAGCGCCTTCGCCATCCCCACCAACGGCAACGCGGGCGCGGCGCTGAGCGCCTACGCCTCGCGGGCCGGCCTGCCGTGTCACGTCTTCTGCCCCAAGGACACGCCCAGCATCAACATGGAGGAGACGGCCCTGCAAGGCGGCACGGTGTATCGGGTCGATGGCTACATCAACGACTGCGGCCGCCTGGTCGGCGAGCGCAAGACACAGGAGGGTTGGTTCGACGTCTCCACCCTCAAGGAGCCCTACCGCATCGAGGGCAAGAAGACGATGGGGCTCGAACTCGCCGAGCAGCTGGGCTGGCGCCTGCCCGACGTCATCTTCTATCCCACCGGCGGCGGCACGGGGCTCATCGGCATGTGGAAGGCCTTCGCCGAGTTGCGCCAACTCGGCTGGCTCGACGATGCACGCATGCCAAGGATGGTGGCGGTGCAGGCGAGCGGCTGCGCCCCCATCGTGCGCGCCTTCGAGCGCGGCGACACCCACGCCGAGCCCTGGGTCGACCCGCACACGGTGGCGACGGGGATTCGCGTGCCCGCGGCAATCGGCGATTTCCTGATCCTCGACGCCGTGCGCGAAAGCGGCGGCTTCGCCATTGCCGTGGACGACGAGCACACCACGCGCGCCCTCGCCGAGGTCGCCACCGAGGAGGGACTGCTCCTCTGCCCAGAAGGGGCTGCCACCTACGCTGCCTGGCAGCTAGCGCGCGACCGGGGACTCATCGCGCCCACCGATCACGCCGTTCTGTTCAATTGCGCGACCGGCCTGAAGTACCCCCTGCCGCCGATCGACGGTCCCGTGGTCCAGCCGCCCACCGCTTGA
- a CDS encoding FG-GAP-like repeat-containing protein: protein MLTGTCCAAVSMLMLGSYAARAELQFTDVTASAGVEFTQIGDHQVPIGAGAAWVDVDGDGDDDLYATQMVGCNRLYLNDGKGEFTELLGAGGADDCTGVTFAVGAADIDNDGDQDLFVGNKGQNRLYENSPLDGQVRFIDITESAGLGNDGERTTGVITFGDFDADGFLDIFVGNHIVPPETPDNGFLPVTCTADYLWHNNGDGSFDDVGPSTGIALSGLPKIAGCALAATFTDFDNDGDADLAVVNDFGTESGTGVPNRLFRNDGPGVLNWTFTDVSDVVSFDYPQAGMGIAIGDINRDGTFDYYSTDVGSNDLASGDPFDFIFANVAKFLGVDANDQDIFGGRGLVGWGTGFFDMDHDGWEDLIVVNGGVPIEKFPVTFGGDDYQHANPVYLFLNNWPNPFPEVHEQVGMTAQKLYRGSSVTDLDDDGDLDLLVSTFEGTNTLYRNDLNPTGGGEHWVKVRVQGTVSNRDGIGTRLRLTTATGTQLLREVDGGSGYAGRNTLQVHFGTGSEDRADINAVFPSGIETEVLDVALDSTQVFVEPLLSARFKGDEEVVGTAGETFSLELTVRNHSDAAQTRELWMVRQTPAGAEVVFRAPRTITLGAGQSFSFTVTLPTTPNTQLGRHRVIARAGEFPEVLTQQDHVDLILSAP from the coding sequence GTGCTTACGGGCACTTGCTGCGCTGCCGTGTCTATGCTGATGCTTGGCAGCTACGCAGCTAGGGCAGAGCTGCAGTTCACCGATGTCACCGCGAGTGCGGGCGTAGAGTTCACCCAGATCGGGGATCACCAGGTGCCGATCGGCGCCGGTGCCGCGTGGGTGGACGTAGACGGCGACGGCGACGATGACCTCTACGCCACGCAGATGGTCGGCTGCAATCGCTTGTACCTGAACGACGGCAAGGGGGAGTTTACGGAACTCTTAGGGGCCGGTGGTGCAGACGATTGCACCGGCGTCACCTTCGCCGTCGGCGCCGCCGACATCGACAACGATGGCGATCAGGATCTGTTCGTCGGCAACAAGGGGCAGAACCGCCTCTACGAGAACAGTCCGCTCGACGGCCAGGTCCGCTTCATCGACATCACCGAGAGCGCGGGCCTCGGCAACGACGGCGAGCGCACCACGGGGGTGATCACCTTCGGTGACTTCGATGCGGACGGTTTCCTCGATATCTTCGTCGGCAATCACATCGTGCCGCCGGAGACCCCAGACAACGGGTTCCTGCCGGTAACGTGTACGGCCGACTATCTCTGGCACAACAACGGCGACGGCAGCTTTGACGATGTGGGCCCGTCCACGGGCATCGCCCTGTCGGGGCTGCCGAAGATCGCGGGCTGCGCCCTGGCCGCCACCTTCACCGACTTCGATAACGACGGCGATGCCGACCTCGCCGTGGTCAACGACTTCGGCACCGAGAGCGGCACGGGCGTGCCTAACCGCCTGTTCCGCAACGATGGCCCCGGCGTGCTGAACTGGACCTTCACCGACGTCAGCGACGTGGTCTCCTTCGACTACCCGCAGGCGGGCATGGGCATCGCCATCGGCGACATCAACCGCGACGGCACCTTCGACTACTACTCCACGGACGTCGGTTCGAACGACCTCGCCTCGGGCGACCCCTTTGACTTCATCTTCGCCAACGTCGCCAAGTTCCTCGGCGTCGACGCCAACGATCAGGACATCTTCGGTGGCCGCGGGCTCGTGGGCTGGGGCACGGGATTCTTCGATATGGACCACGACGGCTGGGAGGATCTGATCGTGGTCAACGGCGGCGTACCGATCGAGAAGTTCCCCGTGACCTTCGGCGGCGATGACTACCAGCACGCGAACCCGGTCTACCTGTTTCTCAACAACTGGCCTAACCCCTTCCCCGAAGTGCACGAGCAGGTGGGGATGACGGCGCAGAAGCTCTATCGCGGCTCGTCGGTCACGGACCTCGATGATGATGGCGATCTCGACCTGCTGGTCTCCACCTTCGAGGGCACCAACACGCTGTACCGAAACGACCTGAACCCCACCGGGGGCGGCGAGCACTGGGTGAAGGTGCGCGTGCAGGGCACCGTGTCCAATCGCGACGGTATCGGCACCCGCCTGCGCCTCACCACCGCCACCGGCACCCAATTGCTACGTGAGGTGGACGGCGGGTCAGGCTACGCGGGACGCAACACGCTACAGGTGCACTTCGGTACCGGATCGGAAGATAGGGCGGACATCAATGCGGTGTTCCCCAGCGGCATCGAGACCGAGGTGCTCGACGTGGCCCTCGACAGCACGCAGGTGTTCGTCGAGCCGCTGCTCTCGGCCCGCTTCAAGGGCGATGAGGAGGTGGTGGGCACCGCGGGCGAGACCTTCTCCCTGGAGCTGACCGTACGCAACCACAGCGACGCCGCCCAGACGCGAGAGCTATGGATGGTGCGCCAAACGCCGGCCGGGGCCGAGGTGGTCTTCCGTGCGCCGCGTACGATTACCCTCGGTGCCGGTCAGTCCTTCTCCTTCACCGTCACCTTGCCGACCACACCTAACACTCAGCTTGGGCGCCATCGGGTCATCGCCCGCGCCGGTGAGTTCCCTGAGGTGTTGACGCAGCAGGATCATGTGGACCTGATCCTCAGCGCTCCCTGA
- a CDS encoding LD-carboxypeptidase, translated as MQRRQFLTATAAALTWASVGPVTAAQRSLIKAPALRRGDRVGLVNPATAAFKRAPIEVMQEALESLGLEVVLGEHFYDRLGYFAGEDEARAADINGFFTDPSVRMIFARGGWGSARLLPLLDYEAIAQHPKILMGYSDATALINGVHQRTGLVTFHGPSPLDRFSAEYFQRVVMAGEAVTMRNPTGTPRDTLVPVNHRIRSLRGGKAQGPLLGGNLTVLTAIVGSSYVPDFDGAILFLEDVGEAVYRVDRMLTQLKLAGILDRLAGVVFGRCTDCGPGTDYGSLTLEEVLERHFTPLGVPAFSGSMIGHIPKQFVLPLGLNAQIDADLGTIRLLESAVAPAP; from the coding sequence ATGCAACGCCGCCAGTTCCTCACCGCCACTGCGGCGGCCCTCACCTGGGCGTCCGTCGGCCCGGTCACCGCCGCGCAGCGTTCCCTGATCAAGGCGCCCGCCCTGCGGCGAGGAGATCGCGTGGGACTGGTGAATCCTGCGACCGCTGCCTTCAAGCGCGCTCCTATTGAGGTCATGCAGGAGGCGCTCGAGTCGCTGGGCCTGGAGGTGGTGCTGGGCGAGCACTTCTACGACCGCCTGGGGTACTTCGCCGGTGAGGACGAGGCGCGGGCGGCGGACATCAACGGTTTCTTCACCGATCCGTCGGTGCGGATGATCTTCGCCCGGGGCGGTTGGGGCTCGGCCCGCCTGTTGCCGCTCCTTGATTACGAGGCGATCGCCCAGCATCCGAAGATCCTCATGGGGTACAGCGACGCCACGGCGCTGATCAACGGCGTCCACCAGCGCACCGGATTGGTCACCTTTCATGGCCCGAGCCCGCTGGACCGTTTCTCCGCTGAGTACTTTCAGCGCGTCGTCATGGCGGGGGAAGCGGTGACCATGCGCAACCCGACCGGGACCCCGCGCGACACCTTGGTGCCGGTGAACCATCGTATCCGCTCGCTTCGCGGCGGTAAGGCCCAGGGCCCGCTCCTCGGCGGCAACCTCACCGTGCTCACCGCCATCGTCGGCTCCTCTTACGTTCCCGACTTCGACGGCGCCATCCTGTTCCTGGAAGACGTGGGCGAGGCGGTCTACCGCGTCGACCGTATGCTCACGCAACTCAAGCTCGCCGGCATTCTCGATCGCCTCGCCGGCGTGGTGTTCGGTCGCTGCACCGATTGCGGGCCCGGCACCGACTACGGATCGCTCACGCTGGAGGAAGTGCTCGAACGTCATTTCACGCCCCTCGGCGTGCCGGCCTTCAGCGGCAGCATGATCGGTCATATCCCGAAGCAGTTCGTCTTGCCCCTGGGGTTGAACGCACAGATCGATGCAGACCTCGGCACGATCCGACTGTTGGAGAGCGCCGTCGCGCCAGCGCCGTAG
- a CDS encoding aryl-sulfate sulfotransferase: MTLKYTRPLVAASLALAAGLANAQLNLVSDLPPGQLPGTSVTWSVENAPANATYRLAVTRIGGQQQVIYDYTSINGLRWTPLEVGRYAVTMTVRDGVNLETLRAGFLIRPTPGVSVRETRHPLVAIYGAPACPAGLRMAVTFSPEGGTQLPVSTDAKACDGNTAMNFYLGGMLPETNYAVRHVLLSPNGTEVVQGPLRQFTTGAIPEGLDDIPEVTVDSPATADVSTEERFVVFGPTAGLGGRPIATDLDGNLVWYYNPPDADESGVTLTRMSSGGRIMLIGAATSNDRFRVREIDLVGNTLRETNARRLSEQFAANGGTVPLTTIHHEARELPNGQWIVLAHSEARIDGAQGEEGPVDILSDIILGLDRNMQVIWQWDAFEHVDLEKVAILGELCTYNPETGATQGGCPILFLSQDDYGPEGPGSEPDGVLEANDWLHSNALGYRESDGTIVMSIRHLDWMMGIDYADGQGTGAVKWNLGKDGDFTLTDGVDPDLWQSHQHDNNFIGDNQMLVYDNGNALTACAADPINGCGSRAQLYSFDENTMEATLEHSLATREYSFALGSAQLLENGNIYANSGIIGFSYALGDELTPSGEVALSLRVSVPVYRQFRVKDLYTRND; this comes from the coding sequence ATGACCCTCAAATACACTCGGCCGCTCGTCGCAGCGAGCCTCGCTCTCGCTGCTGGGCTGGCGAACGCCCAACTCAACTTGGTATCTGATCTGCCACCGGGGCAGCTGCCAGGCACCTCGGTCACCTGGAGCGTCGAGAACGCCCCGGCAAACGCTACCTACCGCCTGGCGGTGACCCGCATCGGCGGTCAGCAGCAGGTGATCTACGACTACACCTCGATCAACGGACTGCGCTGGACGCCCCTGGAAGTGGGCCGCTACGCCGTCACCATGACCGTGCGCGACGGCGTGAACCTGGAAACCCTGCGCGCCGGCTTCCTGATTCGCCCGACGCCGGGCGTGAGCGTGCGCGAGACGCGCCACCCGCTGGTGGCCATCTATGGCGCCCCGGCCTGCCCGGCCGGCCTGCGTATGGCCGTCACCTTCTCGCCCGAGGGCGGCACGCAGCTGCCGGTGTCCACCGACGCGAAGGCTTGCGACGGCAACACCGCCATGAACTTCTACCTCGGCGGCATGCTGCCGGAGACCAACTACGCGGTGCGTCACGTCCTGCTCTCGCCGAACGGCACGGAGGTGGTCCAGGGGCCCCTGCGTCAGTTCACCACCGGCGCCATTCCGGAGGGTTTGGACGACATTCCCGAAGTCACGGTGGACTCGCCGGCTACGGCAGACGTTAGCACCGAAGAGCGCTTCGTCGTGTTCGGCCCCACGGCGGGCCTCGGCGGACGCCCGATCGCGACCGATCTCGACGGCAATCTCGTGTGGTACTACAACCCGCCCGATGCCGATGAGAGTGGGGTCACGCTCACCCGCATGTCGAGCGGCGGTCGCATCATGCTGATCGGCGCCGCCACCAGCAACGATCGCTTCCGCGTGCGCGAGATCGATCTGGTCGGTAACACGCTGCGCGAAACCAACGCCCGGCGCCTGTCTGAGCAGTTCGCCGCCAACGGTGGCACGGTACCGCTCACCACCATTCACCATGAGGCACGCGAACTGCCGAACGGCCAATGGATCGTGCTGGCCCACTCGGAAGCCCGTATCGACGGCGCGCAGGGCGAAGAAGGCCCAGTGGACATCCTGTCCGACATCATCCTCGGCCTCGATCGCAACATGCAGGTGATCTGGCAGTGGGACGCCTTCGAGCACGTGGACCTCGAGAAGGTGGCGATCCTCGGTGAGCTGTGCACCTACAACCCGGAAACCGGCGCTACCCAGGGCGGTTGCCCCATACTGTTCCTGTCCCAGGACGACTACGGCCCCGAGGGCCCGGGCTCCGAGCCTGACGGCGTGCTCGAGGCCAACGACTGGCTGCACAGCAACGCCCTTGGCTACCGCGAGTCCGACGGCACCATCGTCATGTCCATCCGCCACCTCGACTGGATGATGGGTATCGACTACGCCGACGGCCAGGGCACCGGTGCCGTAAAGTGGAACCTCGGCAAGGACGGCGACTTCACGCTCACGGACGGTGTCGACCCGGACCTGTGGCAGAGCCACCAGCACGACAACAACTTCATCGGTGACAACCAGATGCTGGTGTACGACAACGGTAACGCCCTGACCGCTTGTGCCGCCGATCCGATCAACGGCTGCGGCAGCCGTGCGCAGCTCTACAGCTTCGACGAGAACACGATGGAAGCCACGCTGGAGCACAGCCTCGCCACGCGCGAATACTCCTTCGCGCTCGGCTCAGCCCAGCTGCTGGAGAACGGCAACATCTACGCCAACTCGGGCATCATCGGCTTCAGCTACGCCCTCGGCGATGAGTTGACGCCCTCCGGCGAGGTGGCCCTGTCCCTGCGGGTGAGCGTGCCGGTTTACCGCCAGTTCCGGGTGAAGGATCTCTACACCCGCAACGACTGA
- a CDS encoding VPLPA-CTERM sorting domain-containing protein — MKNATLLSLLCLGAWSGATSASTIAGTSFEEPQAVGGQYTDTLPADTDHALLDNAGEPIVNYTSIGGELGFSSFYTNTRDSSGLTDGDFVGVTDFTGDVGAYTDGLQGFQISDPDGLMTITFDTVDLSGVTDATLTVDLFVNETGYEDGDRVRVWVEGDGGVVDLIDTAGSDIDDLGIEGVWLNLIADLSGFTMATLLFEGESNSSAESFYLDNVAFSGAAAVVPVPAAAWLLLGGLGVLGLRRRA, encoded by the coding sequence ATGAAGAACGCGACCCTGCTCTCACTCCTATGCCTCGGCGCCTGGTCGGGCGCCACGAGCGCCTCCACCATCGCCGGCACCAGCTTTGAAGAACCGCAAGCCGTCGGCGGCCAGTACACCGACACGCTGCCGGCAGACACGGACCACGCTCTGCTGGACAACGCGGGCGAGCCGATCGTCAACTACACCAGCATCGGCGGTGAGCTCGGCTTTTCGAGCTTTTACACCAACACGCGCGACAGCAGTGGCCTGACCGACGGCGATTTCGTCGGCGTCACGGACTTCACCGGCGATGTCGGTGCCTACACCGATGGCCTGCAGGGGTTCCAGATCAGCGACCCCGACGGCCTGATGACCATCACCTTCGACACCGTCGACCTCTCCGGCGTCACGGACGCCACCCTCACCGTGGATCTCTTCGTGAACGAGACCGGTTACGAGGATGGCGACCGCGTGCGCGTGTGGGTGGAGGGCGACGGGGGCGTCGTCGATCTCATCGACACCGCGGGTAGCGACATCGACGACCTCGGCATCGAGGGTGTGTGGTTGAACCTGATTGCCGATCTCTCAGGCTTCACCATGGCGACGCTCCTCTTCGAGGGCGAGTCGAACTCCTCCGCCGAGTCCTTCTACTTGGACAATGTCGCCTTCTCCGGCGCGGCCGCCGTGGTGCCCGTACCGGCCGCGGCCTGGTTGCTGCTCGGCGGCCTCGGCGTGCTGGGTCTGCGCCGGCGCGCCTGA